TTGGGTCAGGACAGACATTCCTTGTTGACTTTAGCCACACATCActagatgatggaggaaggtcattggttaattataataaagaaactgcttggctctcataggttaaaacataggtaggtggagtaaacagaacagaatgctgggaggaagaggaagtgagctcagactcgacagctctgctctctggagcagagacgccatgctccgctctcctgggcagacgcacgcgatgaagctccgacccaggatggacgtagtctagaatctccctggtaagccacctcgtgggctacacagattataagaaatgggctagtccaggtgtgagaattagcctagaagaggctagatagaaatgggccaagcagtgtttaaatgaatacagtttgtgtgttgttatttcgggcataagctagcaggcggccagggtgctggggacgcagccctgccgcctcCTATTACTACAACTGAAGACCCGCAAAACCAGATTTTGAACGGTTGAGAAAGAAAGGCATACATAGTCAGTAATGGAGACAGGAAGTGTTTAAATCTTGCAGGCATCTTGGCTGTGAGAGAAAAAACTAGACAGATATAGGAGAACATGAACGAGGCGATAGGATATCCGTGAGAGTTGTTTAGTCAGTTTTAGGAAGGCATTGCTtaatatagaaaattatttaaatttaatcttttaaaaggaGCGGTCAGCACAGTGCCTGCCACGCTCACGTGAAGCCATCAGCCTCACACAGAAGAGCATGGGATGGTGGTAACATCGGTAACAGCAGCAATGTGGAGGGATGGACCCCTGCAGCTCGCTGACCAGCCACCTGGTCGACTAGTATGTTCCAGGTTcaatgacagcctttgcttcAAAAAATAGGATggagtgatcaaggaagacacttgatgtcAATCTCTTTCACCATaggcgcatgcatgcacatgcacacacacactgtatgtgtgtacaccCCACATGACTCATACTTAAACCAAACATACACAGTGCATACAGGGACTCGGGGAGCTCTCTGTCAGTGCAGGTATGAAGACCTGAGTGTGGAGtccacagcacccacataaaaagttggctgacgcctttaatcccagcacttgggaggcagaggcaggcggatctctgtgagttcgaggccagcctgtgctgtggGAACACATTCcattccttcagccagtagcctttaagaaaCCAGCCCATGTGGGTGTGGTCTCTGATACTCTAAAAACAGTTGTAAAGCGTGtactcactctcttgcttccagctgcgGCTTCCGGCTGCTAGATTCTGTTCCAGTTAGctcagaggactgttatctaggacagtgatccataagttttccccttaaataaataaccctaaaaaataaataaataacccttttattattcataattctgaatcggtgtgggattgttttgtgacttcctTCAtcaaacctggtctacaagagctagttccaggacaggctccaaagctacagagaaacctttgtctcgaaaaactaactaactaactaactaactaactaactaaataaataaataaataaataaataaggtaagtaattgaagaagacacccaacatcagcTTCTGactttgtgtgcatgtacatgcctctatctatctatctatctatctatctatctatctatctatctatctatctatctatctgtatatatatatacacacacacagagtaaaaatgagtgcatatactttaaaaaaaaaacacttgcaaTCTTTTGGTTGTATTTTCCATCTCCAGCAATGagccattttctcctttccttgatTCTTTAAGATGACTAAACCTGTTTATAtgggtgttttgattttttttactacCTTGAATGTGtatattcttttcaattttttcttacatttatttgtttattgtcaTGGAggactatagtgatattttgtttgtgatctaacaaataaagcttgcctgaagatcagaatgcagagctacgtcactagttagccatagaggccaggcagtggtgacacacacctttaatcccaggactctatgagttcaaggtacCCTGAGCTACATGATTGAAtctctaaaagagaaacacaaaggtgataccagcacttgggagttacacgtctttaatcccaactctaaggaggtggagacaggagtgatatggctgggcagagacaggaatataaggcagagGGAACGGGAGCTAAAGGTAGTCTGTGGATTCAGTCTGAGCAGGCAATTTAAGGTTTCCTAGAAACAgaagtctgaggatttgtagagtcAGGATTGCTCCTTCAGTCTAAGGAGTCAATAAAAGTAAAAGGTCTTTCTAgcggctggctgctctgcttctctgatctctcagctttcaccccttaacatcttctgagtttttatttattaagaacaattagaattcatgctacagaggACACATGCCATTGTGCAAGTGTGGCCATCGGGACAACTTCCAGAAGTTAGTTGTCTCTTGTTGTTGGTTCTGGGGCTGACTCAGGTtgtcgggcttggtggcaagtgcctttacctgctaagttCTTGTCTggcctggtttgtttgttttcaacatTGAATATTGTTTTGTAGCTCGGTGGCCTAGCCTTGGACTCACtgccctgcctcttgagtgttagaTTATCAGTGTGAGCAAAATACCCAGCTTGGTATTTTGgaacaggatcttactatgtagtcttggttgacctggaactctatatgtagatgaggctagcgtcaaactcactgaaatctaCCAGCCTTTGCTTCCCACATACATGGGACACTAGTTGTTGCaaccttattatttttaattttaaaatgtgtgtccatgtgtgaggGTGGGCCTGCAGACACCGTGCCATGGCAGTGCATGTGGGGCTCGGAGGACAAATTTAAGAAGTTCCTTCTGGACTTCCACTCTGTTGAGACAGGATGGCTCTTGATTCATCTGCTCCCATCCCACCTTGCTGCCTAAGTCGTGGGAACACGTGAAACTTTTCTTACATGGGTCCCAGTGACTGAACTCAGTAGTTGGGCTTGCAGGGCTTGTGCTTtctacagctgagccatctctcccgccctccCACGCCCTCAtcttggtttttaagacagggtcccaTTATCTAAGCAGAGCTTGCCAGGTGGACTAGGTCGGccggccaacaagccccagggatctccaGGTCTCTTCTTCTCCATCACCGAGATTACAAGTGTGTCATCACTGACTTTTGTAGGGGgttctgaagatcaaactcagctcctcctagcttgcatggcaagcagtTTACTGGGCTGTCTCCCAGGTAGATATTTTCCCTTTACTATTCCATGGTTTGCTTTCAATTATCCACTCATGTCAAGTAACTGTAATGTTTTAACATTACATATATACCCTTGCATGTGTATATATCCACAGGATAACTTCTTCACAATGTAATTTCTAAGTATAGTATACATTTTGATAAACATTGGACAACTGCCTTCCCTAACTACCATGTCAACTTACGTTCCAACTAATGGTACACAATACAATCTATTTTCTCAGCTTTATGCAAATGAATGTTTTGCTTATGagtgcaccacacacatacctggtgctcatggaggtcagaagagggcctcagatctccagggctagagttacaggcagtgtgagctgccatgtgggtgctgggaatgagcccaggtcctctagaagagcatccagtgctcttaagtcaacaacaacaaaacccagaagCCTGTCAGTACTGCACTAATCAGATTTTTAGTCAAGTGTTAAGTTCTTATCTgctcccccgccccctccccccaattctATGTAGTTCCAGCTGTCCTGGagtttgatatgtaaaataaactggcctggaactcacagagttccatctGCGTGCGCCACCAAGCCCAGCCTGCCATTATTTTCTGTGAATGACATTTTCTGAGATTCACAAATTGTGTATGAGATTAGTCTTTTGTCAGAtacattagaaataattttcttagtTGGTGTTCATGACACtttattttcccctctttttaGTCAAATGCCCGTGGCTCCTGAGTATTTTGTTATGTGTGGAAACTATTAAAATATTGCATTGCTCTATGCCGACACCTGCCTGTCACCAGCTCATTCTGTCCTTGCTCTGGCCACAGGGTTCACAGGGACTGCTCCTGGCATCGTTCCACACCCTCTCACTGACAGCTgtctctcttctgtgtctccgGTGCCCACTGCAGCTATAGACGCCCTTCCCTGAAGCTCCACGCTCACATTAGCTGCTGTAGACATCTTCTGGTCAAGCTGAATTTGTAAAACAGGCTGAATTTAACCTTGGAAGTCCAGGGCCGTTTAGTCTGCTTCCCGGCACTATCCCGCAGCAGCTAAGGGCATGAGAGGCAGATGGAAGGACCTGGACATGGAACCTCCTCATTTGCCACAAAAGTACGTGAACCAGCCACATGCTAATGCGCATCTGAAATATGGCTGACCCAAATGGAGATGAACTTCATAGGTATTTAAATGCCAGAACTGGAAGCATCAGTGTAAGGGATGGTTGGTGGGTCTCACTCTGCTGCTAACTGAATGGAAACACTTTGTAGATATTTGATTACGTATCtaaatttgtttgtgtttgtttttcaagacacagtttctctgtgtaacagccctggctagcctcaaactcagagattcgcctgcctctgcctctcgagtgctgggattgaaggcgtgcgccatctTCACCCAGTTTGATTACATATGTAAAATTTTTTTGGATACGCGATCTTTGTCACATAGTGTAAGTCGGCCTGGAGCTCTGTTCTCAAACTCAGCCCGAGTGCGGAGACTGTGCTGGAGTGCCCCTACACCCAGCTTGTGTCTTTTTTAAAGTGCTGAGGTTTATTCAGCTCATTCTCTATTCACGTCTGTCCCGAGGCCTGAAAGGGCTCAGCCGACTTGGTGCCATGCCTCAGACACACTGGTTTGATATAAAGATGATCTCTTCTCAGAGAAAAGGCATTTTCATGGTCTTCACAGCTCAGAGGCGATTAAGCAGCCATTGTTTGCATGGCCTCATCTTTATGAGCACTAATTACACATGTTCTTCTGGAAGTACAGCGGTTCCTCTGACTGATCAAGCAACTACTTGTCCTATAGCGTGTCCCTAGTGAGCAGGCAGCCTGCACCCGCAGGCATTCATGGCTGACATGTGCtcactgtgactgtggagatggaGCCCCTCCATATCCTTTGCTCTCTGAGCTCGTTCTCTGCCATCAAGTCGTTTgggacagctgggcatggtggcacacacctttattcccagcagatGTAGACCTATCTCTGTAggctggagaccagcctggtctagagtgagttccaggacagccagggctgcaaaaCCAAGAATGAAACAAGTTATTTGGGCCAGGTTCTGAGGCCTTCAAAGCCAGTCCCACGGAAAGAAGCTCCTGTGTTCGTGCCGTTCGTTGCTGTGACAAGTCACAAGTTTAGAGGCTTGAAACCTATGCTTATTCTAGAAATCTCAGATTAAGGTCTCAGCAGGCCGTGTACCTTCTAGGGAATAAAGGAAGACTGTACCCCCTTGCCGCTCTGACTTCTGGAAGCTACCTGCATCCTTTGGCTTGTGGTCCTTCCTCAGTGCCACCCAGTCTGCTGTGGTTAAATCTCTGCTTTCCTCTTAAAGGGGAGTCCAGTTAACTTCCCTAGGTTAGGGTCCCTAATCACACCAGCAAGGCCCCTAGCGCGCTCTAACACTCACAGGCTCCCAGGACAGTATGTGGACATGCTGGGATCTAGTGTGACCCGACACAGTGACAGAATTCTTTGTACTGTCCTGGTGATGGGTGACAGAGCGTGCCCAGCAGAGCCGCATAGTAGAGTTAAGATATAGAgagaaggccgggcggtggtggcacttgggaggcagaggtaggaggatctgagtgtgaggccagcctggtctacaagagctagttccaggacagctaggactgttacatagacaaaccctgtctccaaaaaaagatATACAGAGGAGGAAACTTAGCTCTGTCTCCAACTGCGACCATTCTGAGACCACCCCAACCTagctttgtttctgttcttccattcCCACTTCTCCACCATTTAAAACGTCCAGTGGCCTTCAATCAGAGCTCCTCATTTTACACTTCCTTCtcctgaaaaacaaagaagagtCACATTTTCTGCCATTTTCCGCTGTAAGCCTCTCTACAACAAGCGTAATTGTAGGCTGCAGCATGTGCTGGAGCAGAGCGACGTCACAAAGTAGCAGCACCTTATTTCTGTTTAACACTTTATTCCGAAAAATTCCTTCTGATTTCAGGAAAAGGAGAGCGCTATTTCTGGTGTGTGGGAATGGCTATGGCTGAAGGCAGGGCCCAGGACCCGCATCCTGCCTTCAGAAGGCAGGTGCTGCCGCATGGGTGCAGTGAGTGGGGTAGACTACGGGCCGGACTACACCTATTTCAGCGCGGGGAGCAGACAGGAGCCAACTGGAGTCTCTCGTGTGTGCAATAAATGAGCGCCAAATGGGATTAGGTTGGAATAGGATTAGTTTGCTTTTGGGATCTTTTGAATCTGAGATGCCTAATAACTACTTCGGGGGATTATGATTACAAAACAGGACAGCATTAGTCTGGAGCCTTGGGGGTGGAGCTGCCATCGGGGTAAGTTAAAGCATCAGGAAAGGAAGGCCTGTTAGCAGAAGGCTAGAGAGAATCCCAAGCCGTCAGTGGTCTCTCTTCACTTGTACCAGATCAAAGTGCCTGCTAAGAACAGAACCTTCACTGTGAATGTACTTAATGCCACAGAATTGTATGCTTAAAAATGgccagctccagttccaggggatccgctTCCCTCTTCTGGTGGatttgggcactgcatgcacatggtgcacagacatacatgcagaccaaacaaaatacacataccataaataaattaaaatggctACCATGACAAATATTGTCACATAAATTTTGCTGCAATAAAGAAATTCAAGGCCGGGCATGACAATGtaagccttttgttgttgttttttcgagacagggtttctctggagctttggagcctgtcctggaattagctcttgtagaccaggctggcctcgaactcacagagatctacctgcctctgccttccaagtgctgggattaaaggtttatgttgttgccaggtggtggttcaaggccagactggtcaatATAACAATCTCCAAGACAACCAAGACTACCTAGAGATGCCTttggtcaaaaaacaaaacaaaaattaaaacaaaatcaaaccaggCTGGGATGGACTCAGTGGCAGAGTCTTGCCAGTGGGTACAAGGTCCCATGTTCAATCTGGTCCTGAAAACTAAAGAGAGACggcaaaggaagaggaagagaaagcaagattGCTGAGCTGTATTGTAGAACCAAATCACAAATCACTACCTGTCTTAGGGTTCATaattaaattctttttgttgtttttttgtgggGGATGAGAAGGCTAGGGATCAAACCTTATAGGTACTGAGTAAACAGTCTACAGTTAAGCTTTACCCTGAGCCCTAAACATCTGTTGTCATcacactggttttgtttttttgaagacaggagggactcatataggccaggctggccttaaagctgtccttgaactcctgatcctcctgcccctgcctttcaagtgctagcTAGCATCTGCCACTCTACCCAGCttctaagtattttttaaaatggtgtgtGTCTTTTAGTGCATAACTACTGCGTGAGGCTTGGCCTCCTCTAGAAAGATGAAATGCTTTCCCTCCTGACCACTCCCTGTAGCCAGTCCAGGGCCTCTCGCTGCAGATTTCATCACGAGGCTCTGTTTCAAGGCAGCCAAGCAAGTCCAGAAAAGGCTGGAGATCCAGGGTGGATTTAAGGAGTTCAAAGAAGTGGCAGTGTGCAGCTCCGGAGATGGCTCAACactgaagagcactgactgctcttccagaggacccacattcaattcccagcactcacagacccgacactctcacacagacatacatgcaggcaaaatgccaatgcacataaagtaaaaataagtaaatagaagaGAAGACACAGTTTACTAACCCGGTCTGACTTTTATAAACACCCCACAGAGCTGGGGGTGTAGCTTGTGGGTAGACTATGTGACTAGCACACACAAGACCCTAACTTTGGTACCCAGCAAACAAGACAGCTTTCAAAGGCAGTTTCACTCCCCAGGACAATCTCCATCCAGACGCCTAGCTCACTGCTCTCTGAATTCATTCCCCTCAGGGGCTATCCAAACATCGGGAACACAGACACTAATTCTTTCAGTTGCTTGCTTCAGACACTTTGCCAAAAGTTCCTGCCAGGTCTGGAGCTCGATTGCTCCAGGATGTGAATGCGATTCTCAGTATGAAAGCGTTACATTGTGTCCCTGGTGCTCTTCCTGCTTGCCCTCCTATTCAGAattcccatttcttcctttctgtctctttgtcaGCGGTTCAGGGTTGATGAGTCTCCACGGTGTGCTTTGCTCTGAAGAGCAGAAGGCTTCGGTCCCAGCTGGTGTTGCCGAAGCAGCGCACTAATTCCATTGCATGGTCCTGCGTCAGGATCCGCACGATCTGACTGGCCATATCGCCTCGGATGGTGAGAGAGCTGAAGTGATCAAAGTTATGGAGTCCCAGCTTTCGGAGGCGCCTTGCAGCAGCCCGGTAACACTTCCAGGGCTGTGGTTCCACAAGGAGGTagtgacagagagaggagagatgggccAGGAACTCCCACAGACCACGGTCCCCATGGTTCAGATGAATCCACATGGTTACTGACATGCAGAAGACAATGTCAAAAACAGAACGTCCAAACTGGCctaagaaagaagtcaagggaACCTTCCTGTTCCTTTGATCCATGATGTCCAGGGTGATAAAGGTCAAAGCATCGGGAAAAGGGCATGCTTTTTCGGCTCGTTCCACAAGGACTGGATCTATATCACAGCAGAGGAGGCGGAGGTCTCTGGAGGCACCTGAGCAGGGCTCCCCATCACGCAGGGAAAGGAAATGTTTGCACAGAGCCACACTCAGGTCCTAGAGGAATCCAAAAGAGTCTTGTCATTGCAGCTCTCAAACACTGAGCCGAAAAGATATCTCTCATCCTTTGAGACTGCCACTTAGCTCTTACTGTACCAACGTGAGGCTCTTAACTTAATAATCTAAAGAGGCTACGGGTTTTCATGCGCAGACTCTCAGCGCCCTCCAGAGGCTGACGGCTGTAATGCACCTGCCCTAGATcctacattctatttttttttttttgagtcactCTTAAGTGGttcatgctgacctcaaactcattatgtagctgaggatggtctcgaactcctgctcctcctgagtactggattacCTGTGTGCACCATGCCTGGCCACCTATATCCTGACACTTGTGTAGTTGGAAGTGTAGCTCAAATGACGTGACAAAGGTAGCAAAGAGCCCGTGGcagatgcattttctttttctgggtgTCTCATATCCAAAGGCAAGGGATTCAGAAGTGTGAGTGGGGTCCCTTCTCTCTGGAAGGTGAGGACTACAGTAAGCATGACCTTGTGAAAACCTGTTTCTTAGACGTAGCTGGCAAGGTCCGGATTCTAGCAATCCAGCCTTCGTTCCTACTGCCCGAGCTTTCACCACCTCAAGTCATTGTGAATGTTTCTAGCTGTGTCTCATGACATGATTCTTACCATCTTAGCAAACTTCTGACTCAAACGAGACACCAGCTCATTCCTTTGAAACTATTATAGTTATGGAGGCACTGTAACTAATTCAAACATCTTGTTTTATATAGTTTCTCCAAGGTGTTCCCTAGTCTTTTCACGCAGGTGAAGAACATGCACAGAGGAAACCACGCAGATGTCCACTAACGAGGCAAGTAAGAAGAACATCATTAAGACGGAATAATAGctggcggtggcgcacgcctttagtcccagcacccaggaggcagaggcaggcagatccctgagtttgggccagcctggtctatatagctagttccaggacagccagggctacacagagaaaccctgtttcaaaaaaccaaagaggggaaaaagaaagaatattagtaACATTGTAAAGTAGAGGATCTTGGCTTAACACACCAAAATAGAGTATTTTTACCTCCACTACTGACTGAATTTTCAGTTCAGTGCTGCTGACTAGAAAGTCAAGCCACAATGAAAATACATGGcaagttttccttttttgtttttttgcaaacaagtctcactatgtaggtgaGGCTGGTCTCCAACTGTGGCGCTCCTGCtccagtctctcaagtgctggcattactgACATGTACCGACAGAGCGGACATGCaggcttcctttaaaaaaaatcccaaagtgggaaaactaaactatattaattacggACAGGAAAGGAGTaagatagaaacaaaagcaaataatagGCTAGTTGTTCCCTGTGGGTGAAGAAGGGCTTTTATAAATAGGAAACGGCACATAAAGAACCTCTGGGGTAGATAacgctttatttatttattt
The Microtus pennsylvanicus isolate mMicPen1 chromosome 2, mMicPen1.hap1, whole genome shotgun sequence DNA segment above includes these coding regions:
- the Bcdin3d gene encoding RNA 5'-monophosphate methyltransferase gives rise to the protein MAAAEKLGAEKLAAEEAVETENPGALKPGAAPFGNFPHYSRFHPPEQRLRLLPRELLRQLFPPEGPERRPILGLDVGCNSGDLSVALCKHFLSLRDGEPCSGASRDLRLLCCDIDPVLVERAEKACPFPDALTFITLDIMDQRNRKVPLTSFLGQFGRSVFDIVFCMSVTMWIHLNHGDRGLWEFLAHLSSLCHYLLVEPQPWKCYRAAARRLRKLGLHNFDHFSSLTIRGDMASQIVRILTQDHAMELVRCFGNTSWDRSLLLFRAKHTVETHQP